The region ACCCGCTTTTGTCCTGCACAGCTATCCGTATCGAGAGACCAGTCTGATCATCGACGTGCTCTCGCGCGATCACGGCCGTCTCGCGCTCGTCGCGAAGGGCGCGAAGCGTCCCCACTCCGCACTGCGCGGCGTGCTGCAGACCTTCCAGCCGCTCGCGTTGTCGTGGTCGGGCAAATCCGAAGTGCGCACGCTGACCGGCGCCGAATGGGTCGGCGGCATGTTGCCGCTGGCCGGCGACGCGCTGCTCTGCGGCTTCTACGTCAATGAACTGTTGGTCAAATTCTGCGCGCGCGAAGATCCGCATCCGCAACTGTTCCATCACTACGTCGTCACCATGACGCGTCTCGCGCACGATGAGCCGCCCGTGCAGGTGCTGCGTTCGTTCGAGCGCGTGCTGTTGCGCGAAACCGGTTACGCGATGGCGCTCGACCGCACTGTCGCGCGTAAAGCCGTGCAAGCGGACGGTCGCTACGTGTTCGATCCGGAGCGTGGCGTACGCGAGGCCTCCGACGATCTGCCCGTGCAATGGCCGGTGGTTTCCGGACAAACCTTGCTCGATATGGAGCAGGACGATTACCATCGAGCGCAGACGGTGGCGCAAAGCAAAACGCTGATGCGCTTTCTGCTCAACACCTACCTTGGCGGCACGCCGCTCGCGACGCGCCAGATCCTGATCGACTTGCAGAACTTATGAGCTTCTTTCTTACGTCGTCGAATGTGATTGACCTGGGCGTGAACATCGATCACGTCGCCACGCTGCGCAACGCGCGCGGCACGACTTATCCCGATCCGATCCGCGCCGCGTTGCAGGCCGAAGAGGCCGGCGCCGATGTGATCACGCTGCACTTGCGTGAAGACCGCCGCCATATCGTCGACGCCGACGTGCGCGCGCTGCGTCCGCTGCTCAAGACGCGGATGAATCTGGAATGCGCGGTTACGCAAGAGATGCTCGACATCGCGTGCGAAGTGCAGCCTCACGACGTTTGCCTCGTGCCGGAAAAGCGCCAGGAACTGACGACCGAAGGCGGCCTCGACGTCGCCGGCCAGTTCGAAGCCGTGCGCGCCGCGTGCAAGCAGCTCGCCGCCGTGAACTCGCGCGTGTCGCTGTTCATCGATCCGGACGAAACGCAGATCCGCGCCGCGCACGAAGCCGGCGCGCCGGTGATCGAGCTGCACACGGGCCGTTACGCCGAAGCGCACGATCCCGCAGAACAGCAACGCGAATACGAGCGGGTGGTGCGCGCCGTCGAATTCGGCGCAACGCTCGGCATCAAGGTGAATGCGGGCCACGGTCTGCACTACACCAACGTCCAGCAGATCGCCGCGATCGAAGGCATCGTCGAGCTGAATATCGGCCACGCGATCGTCGCGCATGCGATCTTCGCCGGCTGGGACAACGCAGTGCGCGAGATGAAGGCGATCATGGTCGCCGCGCGTCTCGCCGCACGCGCTTAACGCCGCGGCGCCGCGCATGGCGATCTACGGTATCGGCACGGACATCGTTCAGGTCAGCCGCGTGGCCGCGGTGATGACGCGCACCAATGGCCGCTTCGCCGAGAAGGTGCTCGGCCCGGACGAACTGCGCATCTATCACGCGCGCCAGGCCCGTTCGGCGGCGCGTGGTTTAGCGTTTCTCGCCACGCGTTTCTCGGCCAAAGAAGCGTTCTCGAAGGCGATTGGCCTGGGCATGCACTGGCCGATGACCTGGCGCGCGCTGCAAACGCTCAACAAGCCGAGCGGCGAGCCGATGGTGGTGGCTTCCGGCGAACTGGCCGAATGGCTCGACGCGCGCGGAATCACGGCACGCGTGACGATCAGCGACGAACGCGACTACGCGGTGTCGTTCGTGATCGCGGAAACAGTGCAAGCGGAGGACGCAACGAGCGCGCCGGATTCTGACGTCCGTTAAATACTTTGAACGCGGCGCACGCCGGCCGCGTTTCTCTTTGTCCTAGCTTTTCTTCTAGCGGAATTCGATGAAAACCATTCCCGGACCGGTGATGCTCGACGTGGTCGGCACAACGCTGAACGACGACGACAAGCGCCGCCTTGCCCATCCGATGACCGGCGGCGTGATCCTGTTCGCGCGCCACTACGAAAGCCGCGCGCAACTGATCGCGCTGATCGATTCGATCCGCGCGATTCGCGAAGATCTGCTGATCGCTGTCGATCACGAAGGCGGCCGCGTGCAGCGCTTTCGCACCGACGGCTTCACCGTGCTGCCGGCAATGGGCAAGCTCGGCGCGTTGTGGGACAGCGACGTGCTGCATGCCACCAAAGTGACGACGGCGGTCGGTTATATCCTCGCCACGGAGTTGCGCGCGTGCGGCATCGATATGAGTTTCACGCCGGTGCTCGATCTGAACTATGGCCAGTCGCAGGTGATCGGCGATCGCTCGTTTCATCGCGATCCGCGCGTCGTGACCTTGCTGGCGAAGAGTCTCAATCACGGTCTCGCGCTGGCGGGCATGAGCAATTGCGGCAAGCACTTCCCTGGGCATGGCTTCGCGCATGCGGACTCGCACGTCGCCATGCCGGTCGACGATCGAACGCTGGACGAGATCCTGCGCGACGACGTGGCGCCGTATGACTGGCTCGATTTGTCGCTCGGTTCGGTGCTTCCGGCGCACGTGGTCTACCCGCAAGTCGACTCGAAGCCAGCCGGTTTCTCGCGCGTCTGGCTGCAGGACATTTTGCGTAAGAAGCTGCGCTTCGAAGGCGCGATTTTCAGCGACGATTTGTCGATGGAAGCCGCGCGTCAAGGCGGTACGTTGACTGAAGGCGCGAGCGCCGCATTGCAGGCCGGTTGCGACATGGTGCTGATCTGCAATCAGCCGGACGAAGCGGAGAAGGTGCTCGACGCGCTGCGCTTCACGCCGTCGAAGGAATCGCAGCGGCGTCTCGCGCGCATGCGGCCGCGCGGCAAGGCGCTCAAGTGGAGCAAGCTGGTGGCCGATCCGCAATATCTGCAAGCGCAGGCATTGCTGCGTAGCGCGTTTGCCTAAATTTATATAATGAGCTGAGCGGAAACAGAGTCAGACAAAAAACGGCGCCTTCGAGGCGCCGTTTTCTATTCAAGTTTTTCAAGCTCTCCGGCGAGACCGGCAGAATTCAGTTCAACCGCATCCGTTGCAGCTTGTTGTAAAGCGTCTTCGGACTGATCCCCAGCAGCGACGCCGCGCGATGGCGCGTACCGCCGACCGCATCGAGCGTCGCGCGAATCAGCATTTCCTCGACGTCGGCGAGCGGTGTGCCGACCGTCACCTGCACGCGGCTGCCGCTCAGATCGCGGCCGTTGACCGAACCGGCTTCGTCGGCGCGCAACGATTCCAGCACATCGCCCGACGCGTGATAAGCACGCCGCACGCGGTCCTGCAATTCGCGCACATTGCCCGGCCATTCATAGGCGAGACACTCGCGCAGGAAATTCGGTCCGACCTGCTTGGCGACTTCCACGGTGCCGCGCGCGGTCGCTTCCTGATTCAACTCGTCGACGACGGCTTGCGCGATCAGCGCCGCGTCGTCGGCGCGTTCGCGCAGCGGCGGCAGCGTCACCGCAGCGGCTTCGAGGCGCAACGCGAGGTCTGCGTGCAGGCTGCCGTCGGCGACTGCCGCACGCGGCATCTTGCGCGTCGACGCGATCAGCCGGAAGTCCGTCACCACCTGATGCGTACCGCCGACCCGCATGAAGGTTTGCGAATCGAGCGCGCGGAGCAGCGCTTCCTGTTGTGCACGCGGCAGTTCGGCGATTTCGTCGATGAACAGCGTGCCGCCGCTCGCCTGCTCGAACAGACCCGGCTCGCGCTGCTCTGCGCCACCGCTGAATGCACCATGCTCGTGGCCGAACATCAGGCTGTCGAGCGAACGGTGCGCTGCGACGCTGGTCGCGGCACGGCAATCGAACGTCACGAACGGGCCTTTGCGGCGCCGGCTCATGTCGTGCAGCGTGCGCGCGGCGACCTGCTTGCCGGTGCCGGTTTCGCCGGCGATCAGCACGGCGGCTTCGGTCGGCGCGATATGTTCGATCGTGTCGTACACGTGCTGAATCGCACCGCTTCTGCCAAGCATCGCGCCGAAACGCCCAAGCTGACGCAGCGAAGCGCGCAGCGTCTGTACTTCCTCGGTCAGTTCGTACGGACGCGGAATCCGCGCGAGCAGGCTGCGCAGGCGCGGAATGTTGACCGGTTTGAGCAGGTAGTCCCAGATACCGTGCCGTAAGCCCTCGATCGCGCTCTCGACCGTCGCATTGCCGGTCATCACGATCACGGGCAAGGCGCCACCGGGCGGATGCGCGGGCAGGTGCTGCAGCAGATCGAGCCCGCTGCCGTCCGGCAGATTCAGGTCGACCAGCACGACGTCGGGAATGAAGCGCGTCAGCGCGGCCCGGGCCTCGGCGATCGTAGTCGCGGTGTCGACGGAGAAGCCGTCGGCAGCGAGGATGGCGGACAGGCCTGACAGGCTATTGGGATCGTCTTCAACAATCAGTGCATGTGGCATAGCGAGCGCAATTTTTAGATGGACGGAATACCCGCTTCGCACAGCCGATACTCCGGCGTGCGGCACAGGCGCGATGGCTGGCCGGTACTGTCGGTCGAACGGTCGGTCGAACGCCGCGCCGCGCGAGCAGTGTCTGCCAGGGCGGCACAATTGCGGCCGACCGGCGGGCATGGGCGTGGCGTGATACGTGCGACGGCGATTCGACTCATGTAGTTTTGGTCCTTTGCAATTTGGTCAGGTGCCTGGCTTTCGACAACGCATGGGCAGGGCGCCTGTACTT is a window of Paraburkholderia sp. IMGN_8 DNA encoding:
- the pdxJ gene encoding pyridoxine 5'-phosphate synthase; translation: MSFFLTSSNVIDLGVNIDHVATLRNARGTTYPDPIRAALQAEEAGADVITLHLREDRRHIVDADVRALRPLLKTRMNLECAVTQEMLDIACEVQPHDVCLVPEKRQELTTEGGLDVAGQFEAVRAACKQLAAVNSRVSLFIDPDETQIRAAHEAGAPVIELHTGRYAEAHDPAEQQREYERVVRAVEFGATLGIKVNAGHGLHYTNVQQIAAIEGIVELNIGHAIVAHAIFAGWDNAVREMKAIMVAARLAARA
- the recO gene encoding DNA repair protein RecO gives rise to the protein MGTNDAWMTLNSDADPDEPEPAAPAREPSKPARTAKKSSSSAKGAQGAEGEPRKAPARRAPRTSASEYRIAEQPAFVLHSYPYRETSLIIDVLSRDHGRLALVAKGAKRPHSALRGVLQTFQPLALSWSGKSEVRTLTGAEWVGGMLPLAGDALLCGFYVNELLVKFCAREDPHPQLFHHYVVTMTRLAHDEPPVQVLRSFERVLLRETGYAMALDRTVARKAVQADGRYVFDPERGVREASDDLPVQWPVVSGQTLLDMEQDDYHRAQTVAQSKTLMRFLLNTYLGGTPLATRQILIDLQNL
- the acpS gene encoding holo-ACP synthase, with translation MAIYGIGTDIVQVSRVAAVMTRTNGRFAEKVLGPDELRIYHARQARSAARGLAFLATRFSAKEAFSKAIGLGMHWPMTWRALQTLNKPSGEPMVVASGELAEWLDARGITARVTISDERDYAVSFVIAETVQAEDATSAPDSDVR
- a CDS encoding sigma-54 dependent transcriptional regulator, whose protein sequence is MPHALIVEDDPNSLSGLSAILAADGFSVDTATTIAEARAALTRFIPDVVLVDLNLPDGSGLDLLQHLPAHPPGGALPVIVMTGNATVESAIEGLRHGIWDYLLKPVNIPRLRSLLARIPRPYELTEEVQTLRASLRQLGRFGAMLGRSGAIQHVYDTIEHIAPTEAAVLIAGETGTGKQVAARTLHDMSRRRKGPFVTFDCRAATSVAAHRSLDSLMFGHEHGAFSGGAEQREPGLFEQASGGTLFIDEIAELPRAQQEALLRALDSQTFMRVGGTHQVVTDFRLIASTRKMPRAAVADGSLHADLALRLEAAAVTLPPLRERADDAALIAQAVVDELNQEATARGTVEVAKQVGPNFLRECLAYEWPGNVRELQDRVRRAYHASGDVLESLRADEAGSVNGRDLSGSRVQVTVGTPLADVEEMLIRATLDAVGGTRHRAASLLGISPKTLYNKLQRMRLN
- the nagZ gene encoding beta-N-acetylhexosaminidase — protein: MKTIPGPVMLDVVGTTLNDDDKRRLAHPMTGGVILFARHYESRAQLIALIDSIRAIREDLLIAVDHEGGRVQRFRTDGFTVLPAMGKLGALWDSDVLHATKVTTAVGYILATELRACGIDMSFTPVLDLNYGQSQVIGDRSFHRDPRVVTLLAKSLNHGLALAGMSNCGKHFPGHGFAHADSHVAMPVDDRTLDEILRDDVAPYDWLDLSLGSVLPAHVVYPQVDSKPAGFSRVWLQDILRKKLRFEGAIFSDDLSMEAARQGGTLTEGASAALQAGCDMVLICNQPDEAEKVLDALRFTPSKESQRRLARMRPRGKALKWSKLVADPQYLQAQALLRSAFA